In Chloroflexota bacterium, the DNA window TTTTGACCTTGAGGTTTTCCCCGGCGCTGGCGCTTTCGTCTGTGGCGAAGAGACCGCACTCCTCATATCCATCGAGGGCAAACGTGGCAACCCACGTCAGAGGCCGCCATTCCCGGCCAACAAGGGCTTGTTTGATAAGCCCACCACATTGAATAATGTAGAGAGTTGGTCCATCGTGCCTCAGATAATCCTGAAGGGAGCAGATTGGTATAAAGGTATCGGTGTTGGCGGCAATGCTGGGACCAAAACCTTCTGCCTGGTAGGCAAGATCATCAACTCCGGCATAGCCGAGGTACCTGTCGGGACACCGCTGGGACATATAGTATTTGATATTGGAGGTGGCCCCCCCGGCGGGAAACCATTCAAAGCAGTACAGATAGGAGGTCCTTCCGGCGGCGTAATTCCCATTGAACACATCAATACCCCCGTTGATTATGAATCAGTAACCAGCCTGGGGGCCATTATGGGCTCGGGCGGCCTCATCGTGATGGATGAGGATAGCTGCATGGTGGACATGGCCAAGTTTTTCCTCCAGTTCACCAAAGATGAGTCCTGTGGCAAATGTCTACCCTGTCGGGCCGGCATCCCCAAGATGCTGGAAATATTGAATAAGATCACTCAGGGCCACGGCACCATCGAGGATTTGGCTGTCCTGGAGGAACTGGCGGGAATGGTGGGCTCAGCCTCGCTCTGCGGCCTGGGGCAAACCGCCCCCAACCCGGTGCTGAGTACCTTGCGCCATTTCCGTGCCGAGTATGAAGCGCACATCATCGACAAGAAATGCCCCGCCGCCGTCTGCGCCGGCCTGTTCAAGTCGCCATGCCAACATACCTGCCCGGTAGGGCTGGATGTGCCGGGATACACCGCCTTCATAAAGGAAGGGCGGTTCGACGAAGCCTACCGTCTGATCAGGCAGAAAATGCCTTTCCCATCAGTCTGCGGCCGGGTATGCAATCACCCCTGCGAAGGCAAGTGCCGCCGTGGCCAGGTGGATGAGCCAGTGGCCATCCGGCACCTGAAGAGGTTTGCAGCCGACTGGGCCTCGGACAAGGGTTTCGAGTACCTCCCCAAGGTGAAGGAAAAGAAGGCTGAGAGGATCGCCATCGTCGGTGCGGGACCTGCTGGCCTATCGGCAGCCTATGACCTGGCCATCGAAGGATATCAGGTCACCGTATTTGAGGCCCTCCCTGTGGCCGGGGGAATGCTCGCCGTGGGGATTCCGGAATACCGCCTGCCGAATGATGCCATAAACAGGGAGATCTCCGCGATTGAGAAGATAGGAGTAGACATCAGGCTGAACACTCGAATCAATGATATCGATGCCCTGTTCGACCAGGGTTACAAGGCCGTCTTCTTAGCCGTGGGTGCCCATATGGGCGAGAGGATGAAGATCCCCGGCGAGGATGTGAAGGGGGTCTACGATGCCGTGGAGTTCCTGCGCAATGTCAACTTGGGCCGTGATGTCGAGGTGGGGAAACGGGTCGCAGTGGTGGGAGGCGGCAATACCGCAACCGATTCTGCCCGGGTGGCCTTGCGAATGGGTGCTAATGAAGTACACATGTTCTACAGGCGTGAGAAAAAAGATATGCCTGCCATAGAGGAAGAAATACTGGCTGTGGAGGAGGAAGGCATTCACATACATGAGCTTACCGCTCCTACCCGGGTGCTGAGCCAGGAGGGCAGGACATCCGGATTGGAGCTGGTCCGTATGGAACTGGGAGAGTTTGACAAGAGTGGCAGAAAGACACCGCGCCCGATAAAAGGATCCGAGTACTCAGTGGTCTGCGAGACAGTGATTCAAGCCATTGGGCAGAGGCCAGACACGGGTTTCCTGGAGAAGAGTGGCATCAACATAGGTCGCGGGCGCACTATAGCAGCTGACGCACGGACCTTGGCTAGTGACCGCCCCGGCGTTTTTGCCGGCGGAGACGCGGTGACGGGGCCCTGGACCGTGATCGAGGCCATCGCCGCTGGCCAGAGAGCCGCTTCTTCAATTAAGAGGTATCTGCAAGGCAAAGAGCTGGCGCCAAGAGTAGATCGCCACGACCTGGAGGCTTTCCTCATACCAAGACCAGAGGACGTGGAAGATATCAAAGAGAAAGCCAGGGTAACCATAAGTGAACTTCATCCAGGGAAGAGGACGACTTCTTTCAAAGAGGTGAATATGGGCTACACTGCCAAAGAGGCTATGTCGGAGGCTACCAGGTGCCTCCGGTGTGATGCTGAAGCTGGGGGGGAATAGATGAAGGAAATATCGCTCACTATTGATGGGAAGAAAGTCAGTGGGTTAGATGGAGATACCATCCTCGACGTCTGTCGCGCTAACGGAATTTACGTGCCCACCCTTTGTGAGTTAAAAGGTTTGACTAATGTCGGTGCTTGCCGCATGTGCGTGGTTGATATTGAGGGTGAAAGAAGGCCAAACCCATCCTGTACCTATCCTGCCAGGGACGGCCTCGTCGTGAGTACCAACACCGAGAAGCTTGAAAAATACCGCCGTTTAATCCTGGAGTTGATGTTCACTGAGAAAAACCACTTCTGCATGTTCTGTGAGAAAAGCGGGGATTGCG includes these proteins:
- a CDS encoding FAD-dependent oxidoreductase, with the protein product MNRINSLEALEEIKKRVRPLLAVREDTNFAKFKEARQIDILVCRGTGCAAAGSGEVEEAFREAIKRRGLEKRVRINVAKIGCRGFCERGPNVTITPGDILYTQVRRADVDEIVEKHLVRGEIVERLVYVDPITGKAAPANKDIEFYKRQRRIVLSLNGLIDPWSIEEYIAFDGYRAFIKALTSMKPEDVLEEVNKSGLRGRGGAGFPTGRKWGMVRNAQGSEKFVVCNGDEGDPGAFMNRSVLEGNPHSVIEGMLLGAYAIGNVHQGYAYVRAEYPLAIETLVNAIQQAKEYGLLGQNILGTGFSFDLEVFPGAGAFVCGEETALLISIEGKRGNPRQRPPFPANKGLFDKPTTLNNVESWSIVPQIILKGADWYKGIGVGGNAGTKTFCLVGKIINSGIAEVPVGTPLGHIVFDIGGGPPGGKPFKAVQIGGPSGGVIPIEHINTPVDYESVTSLGAIMGSGGLIVMDEDSCMVDMAKFFLQFTKDESCGKCLPCRAGIPKMLEILNKITQGHGTIEDLAVLEELAGMVGSASLCGLGQTAPNPVLSTLRHFRAEYEAHIIDKKCPAAVCAGLFKSPCQHTCPVGLDVPGYTAFIKEGRFDEAYRLIRQKMPFPSVCGRVCNHPCEGKCRRGQVDEPVAIRHLKRFAADWASDKGFEYLPKVKEKKAERIAIVGAGPAGLSAAYDLAIEGYQVTVFEALPVAGGMLAVGIPEYRLPNDAINREISAIEKIGVDIRLNTRINDIDALFDQGYKAVFLAVGAHMGERMKIPGEDVKGVYDAVEFLRNVNLGRDVEVGKRVAVVGGGNTATDSARVALRMGANEVHMFYRREKKDMPAIEEEILAVEEEGIHIHELTAPTRVLSQEGRTSGLELVRMELGEFDKSGRKTPRPIKGSEYSVVCETVIQAIGQRPDTGFLEKSGINIGRGRTIAADARTLASDRPGVFAGGDAVTGPWTVIEAIAAGQRAASSIKRYLQGKELAPRVDRHDLEAFLIPRPEDVEDIKEKARVTISELHPGKRTTSFKEVNMGYTAKEAMSEATRCLRCDAEAGGE